The following coding sequences lie in one Primulina huaijiensis isolate GDHJ02 chromosome 2, ASM1229523v2, whole genome shotgun sequence genomic window:
- the LOC140971802 gene encoding uncharacterized protein produces MLRLKMAKIQAYFIGFLALCYCTSISNAEYTIYKDPKQPINDRIKDLMEKMTLEEKIGQMTQIERSVASTEVMKKYYIGSVLSGGGSVPASQASPETWVDMVNSFQKGSLSTRLGIPMIYGIDAVHGHNNVYTATVFPHNVGLGATRDPGLVKKIGAATALEVRATGIPYVFAPCIAVCRDPRWGRCYESYSEDPAVVRSMTEIIPGLQGDIPANSSKGVPFMAGQNKVIACAKHYVGDGGTTKGINENNTVATRHGLLSIHMPAYNNAIIKGVSTVMISYSSWNGIKMHANRNLVTGFLKNTQKFRGFVISDWQGIDRITSPPHANYTYSILTGISAGIDMIMVPYNYTEFIDGLISLVKNDFIPMTRIDDAVKRILRVKFTMGLFEHPLADYSMTKYLGSQEHRELAREAVRKSLVLLKNGGTADEPVIPLPKKASKILVAGTHADNIGNQCGGWTIQWQGQSGNITSGTTILNAIKNTVDPETEVVFVENPDSGYVKSHKFDYAIVVVGEPPYAETFGDNLKLTLPDPGLSSITTVCGSIKCVVVLITGRPVVIQPYLVQIDALVAAWLPGTEGQGVADVLYGEYGFSGKLPRTWFKTVDQLPMNVGDRHYDPLFPFGYGLTTEAVKA; encoded by the exons ATGCTGAGATTAAAAATGGCGAAAATCCAGGCATATTTTATTGGATTTTTGGCATTGTGCTACTGCACATCCATATCTAATGCGGAGTATACGATTTACAAAGATCCGAAACAACCCATTAATGATCGAATCAAGGATCTGATGGAGAAGATGACCTTAGAGGAAAAGATAGGCCAAATGACGCAAATTGAACGATCGGTTGCATCAACTGAAGTCATGAAGAAGTACTATATAG GAAGCGTGCTGAGTGGTGGAGGAAGTGTTCCGGCTTCACAGGCTTCCCCTGAGACCTGGGTGGACATGGTGAACAGCTTTCAGAAGGGCTCATTGTCTACCAGGCTTGGAATTCCGATGATATACGGAATTGATGCGGTTCATGGACACAACAACGTGTATACGGCTACAGTTTTTCCCCACAATGTTGGCCTTGGAGCTACTAG AGATCCTGGACTGGTCAAGAAAATTGGAGCTGCAACTGCACTTGAAGTCAGAGCTACTGGCATTCCATATGTTTTTGCTCCTTGCATTGCG GTTTGCAGAGATCCAAGATGGGGTCGATGTTATGAAAGCTACAGCGAAGATCCAGCTGTGGTTCGTTCCATGACTGAGATCATACCTGGATTACAGGGAGATATACCTGCAAATTCTTCTAAAGGAGTTCCCTTCATGGCTGGACA GAATAAGGTAATAGCATGTGCGAAACACTATGTTGGTGATGGTGGAACCACAAAAGGTATAAATGAGAATAACACAGTAGCAACCAGGCATGGATTGCTCAGTATTCATATGCCAGCATACAACAATGCCATCATCAAAGGCGTTTCGACGGTCATGATCTCGTATTCGAGTTGGAATGGAATAAAGATGCATGCTAACCGcaatcttgtaactggttttcTCAAGAACACACAGAAATTCAGA GGATTTGTGATCTCGGATTGGCaaggaattgatcgaatcactTCTCCACCTCACGCGAACTATACTTACTCTATCCTAACTGGAATCAGTGCTGGAATTGACATG aTCATGGTTCCCTATAATTATACTGAATTTATTGACGGCCTCATTTCCTTGGTGAAAAATGACTTCATTCCCATGACCCGAATTGATGATGCTGTGAAGAGGATTTTAAGAGTTAAATTTACAATGGGTCTCTTTGAGCATCCGTTGGCTGATTATAGCATGACCAAGTACCTAGGAAGCCAG GAACATCGAGAACTGGCGAGAGAAGCTGTAAGAAAATCGCTTGTTCTGCTTAAAAATGGCGGAACTGCAGACGAGCCAGTGATACCACTTCCTAAGAAGGCATCAAAGATACTTGTTGCCGGAACACATGCTGACAATATCGGTAACCAGTGTGGCGGCTGGACGATTCAATGGCAAGGACAGAGTGGCAATATTACGTCTG GTACCACAATCTTGAATGCCATCAAGAACACAGTAGACCCTGAAACAGAAGTGGTGTTTGTGGAGAATCCCGACTCCGGATACGTTAAATCCCACAAATTCGACTATGCCATTGTGGTAGTTGGTGAACCACCTTACGCAGAGACATTTGGAGACAACCTTAAGTTGACACTTCCTGATCCTGGACTGAGCAGCATAACAACTGTCTGTGGCTCGATAAAATGTGTAGTCGTTCTTATCACGGGCCGTCCAGTCGTGATTCAGCCATATCTGGTTCAAATCGATGCACTTGTAGCTGCTTGGCTTCCAGGAACAGAAGGCCAAGGTGTCGCTGATGTTCTGTACGGTGAATATGGTTTTTCGGGCAAACTTCCACGCACGTGGTTCAAAACCGTTGATCAACTTCCGATGAACGTCGGGGATCGACATTACGACCCGCTATTCCCATTTGGATATGGACTCACTACAGAAGCTGTGAAGGCTTGA
- the LOC140962117 gene encoding probable glycosyltransferase At5g11130 has product MHSLWLVVLTISKPMWSSQHNFLNSNSFMAASNVRGLFFNASLSRRLRKDSTKGSPLFFLPFILAFTSAILIIFYASSTPNLSNSIPPDPTTRLHANQFLEHPKLNPNSIAQVSVLRQDDHDQEPRDSAADFRFHESAGVTEPESPPFSTSSAVGGTAGDDLQRGQWRKETAKIDSTGSMEENDDVFHNRNLFIKEYHEMNRTLKIFSYPHQKNDPFANVLLPVDSEPTGKYASESYFKKSLFSSHFLTDDPSEADLFYLPFSIAGLRNDKRIGVRGIQDFIKDYVRNIGRDYPYWNRTGGADHFYVACHSVGRSATDKAVEVKLNSIQVVCSSSYFLQGYVAHKDASIPQIWPRKGKHPVRLPSKRKNLAFYAGAMNSRVRQSLVEHWKNDTEILVHRARLKTPYSEALLSSKYCIHAKGFEVNTARVGDALYYGCVPVILADQYDLPYADILNWNRISVIVATMDIPILKKILQQISFDEYLKLQNHVMKVQNHFQWHLLPVDFDAFYMVMFELWLRRSHSRIPIF; this is encoded by the exons ATGCATTCCCTGTGGCTAGTTGTATTGACTATTTCGAAACCCATGTGGTCGTCCCAACATAATTTCTTGAACTCTAATTCTTTCATGGCGGCCTCCAATGTACGAGGTCTCTTCTTCAACGCTTCTCTCTCTCGTCGTCTGAGAAAAGATTCAACCAAAGGATCACCATTGTTCTTTCTCCCTTTCATCTTAGCTTTCACCTCTGCAATTCTGATAATCTTTTACGCTTCTTCTACGCCAAATCTCAGCAACAGCATCCCACCCGACCCGACGACCAGGCTCCATGCAAATCAGTTCCTTGAGCATCCAAAGCTAAATCCAAACTCAATCGCACAGGTTTCAGTGCTGCGACAGGATGATCATGATCAAGAACCTCGAGATAGTGCTGCAGATTTTAGGTTTCATGAATCTGCCGGAGTAACAGAACCAGAAAGCCCGCCGTTTTCAACGAGCTCCGCTGTTGGCGGTACAGCCGGAGACGATCTTCAAAGGGGTCAATGGCGAAAAGAGACGGCAAAAATTGACTCAACAG GGAGCATGGAGGAAAACGACGACGTATTCCACAACCGAAACCTATTTATAAAGGAGTACCATGAAATGAATAGAACCCTAAAAATCTTCTCATATCCCCACCAAAAGAACGACCCTTTCGCTAATGTGCTGCTCCCCGTGGATTCTGAACCCACTGGAAAGTACGCCAGCGAAAGCTACTTCAAGAAATCCCTTTTCAGTAGCCATTTCCTCACAGACGACCCTTCAGAGGCAGACCTATTTTACTTGCCGTTTTCGATTGCCGGACTGAGAAATGACAAGAGGATTGGGGTTAGAGGGATTCAAGATTTCATCAAAGATTACGTCCGAAACATCGGCCGTGACTATCCTTACTGGAATCGAACCGGTGGGGCCGATCACTTTTACGTCGCCTGTCACTCTGTTGGGAGATCAGCTACGGACAAAGCGGTTGAAGTGAAGTTGAACTCGATCCAAGTTGTGTGTTCTTCGAGCTACTTCTTGCAGGGGTATGTTGCTCATAAAGATGCGTCTATACCTCAGATTTGGCCCAGGAAAGGAAAGCATCCGGTTCGTTTGCCATCAAAAAG GAAAAATCTTGCCTTCTATGCTGGAGCAATGAACTCTCGGGTGCGACAGTCTTTGGTTGAACACTGGAAAAACGACACTGAGATTTTGGTCCATCGAGCCCGTCTCAAAACGCCATACTCAGAAGCCCTTTTGAGTAGCAAGTACTGCATTCACGCCAAAGGATTCGAAGTGAACACAGCTCGAGTAGGGGATGCATTGTACTACGGTTGCGTGCCGGTGATTTTAGCAGATCAGTACGACCTTCCTTATGCTGATATCTTGAATTGGAACAGAATCTCAGTTATTGTTGCGACAATGGATATCCCAATTCTGAAGAAAATACTCCAACAAATAAGCTTCGATGAGTACTTGAAGTTGCAGAATCACGTGATGAAGGTGCAGAACCATTTCCAGTGGCACCTTTTGCCAGTTGATTTTGACGCTTTTTACATGGTCATGTTTGAGTTATGGCTTCGAAGAAGTCATTCGAGGATTcctattttttaa